One Verrucomicrobiota bacterium DNA segment encodes these proteins:
- a CDS encoding DUF5060 domain-containing protein, whose product MVRKGVGRILIAAGYGVIAVIIGGAAPASERRASAGAQASPPSEPVPYRPTHAPAALDRDRPVIEQRAWSLVTHSDGVKASKPQPIASEAYGAFRLVCTGERGARLNCTTRENWSGARALAFSVVPDGAMPATIQVSLFLKDGDYCWYETTSAHRPTPGRAREYIIPLDGSAVWRNVGHGKPLSAYSLQDVQEFGIGLFCEQPLKGTIAIEDFRLLPLDEPAAPLRLTEYRESDPAVGCYERYEVRFRLNRVFDNPFDPDQIDITAQVSTPSGATWSVFGFFGQDYARSVRDGLEHLTATGSPYWAVRIVPREAGPHTYRLTIKTPGETIELAPRAFSVAPSSRKGYVRVSTALDGPTADPVHFEFESGDVFFPLGHSVHASVDEHYHRMQKLPLPAEDRKTLFYDEAFARMARAGETFTEIWMCPWWMELEWRGDWFPFKGLGRYNQETAWRLDYLFSLAGRYGIYLQIALMNHGELTMQVDADWPNSPYNTKNGGFLDTPGPWFTDERAQKLWRQKLRYIAARWGGDPHLFGWVLISESDLTGPYTGWALNDPTYRGWAVATARYLRSIDPGAHPITNHYFGDYAHLDKKLFAEPEMDYLACDCYRCGPQGEGRDLVDLLLGTVALSREMGKPIVVSEYGGDWCGAMDNKLKADQHGGLWAAYMCGMTSTPLFWWFGFVEHHDLYGTYAAFSRFVAGEDRRGKPATSARLDVALPAPLGTPVKAIARVGEAWLDAWIYEDRALPIIDYFESRRAFDSPAWIGEEPWSFHTITGASVRVEGFKPGAYTAEFWNTVTGAVISRADVTVADDGALTIATPTFVRDLAVKVRPE is encoded by the coding sequence ATGGTCAGGAAAGGGGTTGGCAGGATTCTCATCGCAGCGGGTTACGGTGTGATCGCCGTCATCATCGGGGGTGCAGCGCCGGCATCTGAGAGACGGGCCTCCGCCGGAGCACAAGCCTCGCCGCCGTCGGAACCAGTGCCCTACCGGCCCACGCACGCCCCGGCGGCTCTCGATCGAGACCGGCCGGTCATCGAGCAGCGCGCGTGGTCGCTTGTCACGCACAGCGACGGGGTGAAGGCGTCCAAGCCGCAGCCGATCGCCTCGGAGGCCTACGGCGCCTTCCGCCTCGTCTGCACGGGCGAACGCGGGGCGCGCCTCAACTGCACCACGCGCGAGAACTGGTCGGGCGCGCGGGCGCTCGCCTTCAGCGTGGTGCCCGACGGGGCCATGCCCGCCACGATCCAGGTGTCCCTCTTCCTCAAGGACGGCGATTACTGCTGGTACGAGACGACGTCCGCCCATCGCCCCACGCCGGGCCGGGCGCGCGAGTACATCATCCCGCTCGACGGCTCGGCCGTGTGGCGCAATGTCGGCCACGGCAAGCCGCTCAGCGCCTACTCGCTCCAGGACGTCCAGGAGTTCGGCATCGGGCTGTTCTGCGAGCAACCACTGAAGGGCACCATCGCGATCGAGGACTTCCGGCTCCTGCCGCTCGACGAGCCGGCCGCGCCGTTGCGGCTGACCGAGTATCGCGAATCGGACCCTGCCGTCGGCTGCTACGAGCGCTACGAGGTTCGCTTCCGGCTCAACCGCGTCTTCGACAACCCGTTCGATCCCGACCAGATCGACATCACGGCGCAGGTCAGCACGCCCTCGGGTGCGACCTGGAGCGTCTTCGGCTTCTTCGGCCAGGACTACGCGCGCAGCGTACGCGACGGGCTCGAGCACCTCACCGCCACCGGCTCGCCGTACTGGGCCGTGCGTATCGTGCCGCGCGAAGCGGGCCCACACACCTACCGCCTGACAATCAAGACGCCCGGCGAGACGATCGAACTCGCGCCGCGCGCGTTTTCCGTTGCGCCGTCGAGCCGCAAGGGCTACGTCCGCGTGAGCACGGCCCTTGACGGGCCGACGGCCGACCCGGTGCACTTCGAGTTCGAATCCGGCGACGTCTTCTTCCCGCTCGGCCACAGCGTGCACGCCTCGGTCGACGAGCACTACCACCGGATGCAGAAGCTGCCGCTGCCTGCCGAGGACCGCAAAACGCTGTTCTACGACGAGGCGTTCGCCCGGATGGCCCGCGCAGGCGAGACGTTCACCGAGATCTGGATGTGCCCGTGGTGGATGGAGCTCGAGTGGCGCGGCGACTGGTTCCCGTTCAAAGGCCTCGGCCGCTACAACCAGGAGACGGCTTGGCGCCTCGACTACCTGTTCAGCCTCGCCGGACGCTACGGCATCTACCTGCAGATCGCGCTCATGAACCACGGTGAGCTGACCATGCAGGTCGACGCGGACTGGCCCAACAGCCCGTACAACACGAAGAACGGCGGCTTCCTCGATACGCCGGGCCCGTGGTTCACCGACGAGCGCGCGCAGAAGCTCTGGCGCCAGAAGCTGCGTTACATCGCCGCGCGCTGGGGCGGCGACCCCCACCTGTTCGGCTGGGTGCTCATCAGCGAGTCCGACCTCACCGGTCCGTATACCGGCTGGGCGCTCAACGACCCCACGTACCGCGGGTGGGCCGTGGCGACGGCACGCTACCTGCGCTCGATCGACCCCGGCGCCCACCCGATCACCAACCACTACTTCGGCGACTACGCCCACCTCGATAAGAAGCTGTTCGCCGAGCCTGAGATGGACTACCTCGCCTGCGACTGCTACCGATGCGGCCCGCAAGGCGAGGGGCGCGACCTTGTCGACCTGCTGCTCGGCACCGTGGCGCTGAGCCGCGAGATGGGCAAGCCGATTGTCGTGAGCGAATACGGCGGCGATTGGTGTGGCGCCATGGACAACAAGCTCAAGGCCGACCAGCACGGCGGCCTCTGGGCGGCGTACATGTGCGGCATGACGTCCACGCCGCTGTTCTGGTGGTTCGGCTTCGTCGAGCATCATGACCTCTACGGCACCTACGCGGCCTTCAGCCGCTTCGTCGCCGGCGAGGACCGCCGCGGCAAGCCGGCCACGAGCGCCAGACTGGATGTGGCACTGCCGGCGCCGCTCGGTACGCCGGTCAAGGCGATCGCCCGCGTCGGCGAGGCCTGGCTCGACGCCTGGATCTACGAGGACCGCGCCCTGCCCATCATCGACTACTTCGAGAGCCGCCGCGCGTTCGATTCCCCGGCCTGGATCGGCGAAGAACCGTGGAGCTTCCATACGATCACAGGCGCCTCGGTCCGCGTCGAGGGGTTCAAGCCCGGCGCCTATACGGCCGAGTTCTGGAACACCGTCACCGGTGCGGTCATCTCGAGAGCCGACGTCACGGTCGCCGACGACGGCGCCCTCACTATCGCCACGCCCACGTTTGTCCGCGACCTCGCCGTCAAAGTGCGGCCCGAGTGA
- the nifA gene encoding nif-specific transcriptional activator NifA, whose product MAKRGKKPTVRREVRELSLLFEISQMLDRTLDLRDVAGSVLKAIADHMGMLRGTLMLLNAQSGEISIEAAYGLSAAQRRRGRYYSGEGVTGQVVQTGRPAIVPRVAEEPQFLNRTGARKRLRKEDISFICVPIKVGNVVIGALSADRLFDETVSLDEDVRLLSIIASLIAQAVRLRQSAEERQRRLMEENARLQEELRERFRPSNIIGNSRPMQHVYDLIAQVAKSNSTALIRGESGTGKELVAHAIHYNSHRADKPFIRVSCAALPETVIESELFGHEKGAFTGATSQRKGRFELAHGGTLFLDEIGELTPHTQVKLLRVLQEREFERVGGTQTVHTDVRLIAATNRDLEVLIAAGKFRQDLYYRINVFPIIMPPLRERRSDILLLADFFVEKYSRAGGKNVRRISTPAIDMLMVYHWPGNVRELENCIERAVLVSADDVIHGHHLPPTLQTAEASGTTHTGTLAESLERLERELILDALKSSRGNMAKAARSLGITERIMGLRVHAYGIEQKRFRTLR is encoded by the coding sequence ATGGCCAAACGCGGCAAGAAACCCACGGTGCGGCGCGAGGTGCGCGAGCTCTCGCTGCTGTTCGAGATCAGCCAGATGCTCGACCGCACGCTCGACCTGCGCGACGTGGCAGGCTCGGTGCTCAAGGCGATCGCCGACCACATGGGCATGCTGCGGGGCACGCTCATGCTGCTCAACGCCCAATCGGGCGAGATCTCGATTGAAGCCGCGTACGGGCTCTCGGCCGCCCAACGGCGCCGCGGCCGCTACTACTCGGGCGAAGGAGTGACCGGCCAGGTCGTGCAGACCGGCCGCCCGGCCATCGTGCCGCGCGTGGCCGAGGAGCCGCAGTTTCTTAACCGGACCGGGGCGCGCAAGCGGCTGCGCAAGGAGGACATCTCGTTCATCTGCGTGCCCATCAAGGTGGGCAACGTTGTCATCGGCGCGCTGAGCGCCGACCGGCTCTTCGACGAGACCGTCTCGCTCGATGAGGACGTGCGGCTGCTCTCGATCATCGCCTCGCTCATCGCCCAAGCGGTCCGTCTGCGCCAGTCGGCCGAGGAGCGCCAACGCCGCCTCATGGAGGAAAACGCCCGGCTCCAAGAGGAGCTGCGTGAACGCTTCCGCCCGTCGAACATCATCGGCAACTCGCGGCCGATGCAGCACGTCTACGACCTGATCGCCCAGGTGGCCAAGAGCAACTCGACCGCACTCATCCGCGGCGAGAGCGGCACGGGCAAGGAGCTGGTGGCCCACGCAATCCACTACAACAGCCACCGGGCCGACAAGCCGTTCATCCGCGTCAGTTGCGCCGCCCTGCCCGAGACCGTGATCGAGAGCGAGCTGTTCGGCCACGAGAAGGGCGCCTTCACCGGCGCCACGAGCCAGCGCAAGGGCCGCTTCGAGCTCGCCCACGGCGGCACCCTGTTCCTCGACGAGATCGGCGAACTCACCCCGCATACCCAGGTCAAGCTGCTGCGCGTGCTCCAGGAGCGCGAGTTCGAGCGCGTCGGCGGCACGCAGACGGTGCACACCGACGTGCGGCTCATCGCGGCGACCAACCGCGACCTCGAGGTCCTCATCGCCGCCGGGAAGTTCCGCCAGGACCTCTACTACCGCATCAATGTGTTCCCCATCATCATGCCGCCGCTGCGCGAACGGCGCAGCGACATCCTGCTGCTCGCCGACTTTTTCGTCGAGAAGTACAGCCGCGCCGGCGGCAAGAACGTGCGCCGCATCTCGACGCCCGCCATCGACATGCTCATGGTCTACCACTGGCCCGGCAACGTGCGCGAACTCGAGAACTGCATCGAACGCGCCGTGCTCGTGAGCGCCGACGACGTCATCCACGGCCACCATCTGCCGCCCACGCTCCAGACCGCCGAGGCGAGCGGCACCACCCACACGGGCACGCTGGCCGAGTCGCTCGAACGGCTCGAGCGAGAACTCATCCTCGACGCGCTCAAGTCCTCGCGCGGCAACATGGCCAAGGCGGCCCGCTCGCTGGGCATCACCGAACGGATCATGGGATTGCGCGTCCATGCCTATGGCATCGAGCAGAAGCGATTTCGTACATTGCGGTAG
- the glnA gene encoding type I glutamate--ammonia ligase gives MTPDEVIALCREQGIRMVDLKFMDFPGTWQHFSVPVYELKEDSFEEGYGFDGSSIRGWQAIHASDMLVIPDATTAFVDPFCRVPTLSLICNIVDPITKELYTRDPRAIAQKAEAYLKQTGLAETAYFGPEAEFFIFNDIRFDSTAHSAFYFIDSDEGIWNSGREEHPNLGYKPRHKEGYFPVPPTDSLQDLRSEMVMVMEQFGMKIEAQHHEVATAGQAEIDLRYAPLVEVADDLMMYKYIVKNVAKQHGYTVTFMPKPLHGDNGSGMHTHMSLWKGDTPLFAGNGYAGLSEMALWYAGGILKHAPALCAFANPTTNSYKRLVPGYEAPVNLAYSSRNRSAAIRIPMYYPHPKAKRIEYRTPDPSCNPYLAFSAMLMAGLDGIQNKIDPGEPLDKNIYDLPPEELAQVPSVPASLDAALDALEADHAFMLKGDVFTPDVIETWLAYKRKNEVDAMRLRPHPHEFHLYYDC, from the coding sequence ATGACGCCGGACGAAGTGATCGCGCTGTGCCGCGAGCAGGGCATCCGGATGGTGGACCTCAAGTTCATGGATTTCCCGGGCACGTGGCAGCACTTCAGCGTGCCCGTCTACGAGCTCAAGGAGGACAGCTTCGAGGAAGGCTACGGGTTCGACGGCTCGTCGATCCGCGGCTGGCAGGCGATCCACGCCAGCGACATGCTCGTGATCCCCGACGCCACGACGGCGTTTGTCGACCCGTTCTGCCGCGTGCCGACGTTGAGCCTGATCTGTAACATCGTCGACCCGATCACGAAGGAGCTCTACACGCGCGACCCGCGGGCGATCGCCCAGAAGGCCGAGGCGTACCTCAAGCAGACGGGTCTTGCCGAGACGGCGTACTTCGGGCCGGAGGCCGAGTTCTTCATCTTCAACGACATCCGCTTCGACTCGACGGCGCACTCGGCCTTCTACTTCATCGACAGCGACGAGGGAATCTGGAACTCGGGCCGCGAGGAGCACCCGAACCTCGGCTACAAGCCGCGTCACAAGGAGGGCTACTTCCCCGTGCCGCCGACCGACTCGCTCCAGGACCTGCGCAGCGAGATGGTCATGGTCATGGAGCAGTTCGGCATGAAGATCGAGGCACAGCACCACGAGGTGGCCACGGCCGGCCAGGCCGAGATCGACCTGCGCTACGCGCCGCTCGTTGAGGTGGCCGACGACCTGATGATGTACAAATACATCGTCAAGAACGTCGCCAAGCAGCACGGGTACACGGTCACGTTCATGCCCAAGCCGCTCCACGGCGACAACGGCTCCGGCATGCACACGCACATGAGCCTGTGGAAGGGCGACACGCCGCTGTTCGCCGGCAACGGCTACGCGGGCCTGAGCGAGATGGCGCTCTGGTACGCGGGCGGCATCCTCAAGCACGCTCCGGCGCTGTGCGCGTTCGCCAACCCGACGACGAACTCGTACAAGCGCCTCGTGCCGGGCTACGAGGCGCCGGTGAACCTGGCCTACTCGTCGCGCAACCGCTCGGCGGCGATCCGTATCCCGATGTACTACCCGCACCCGAAGGCCAAGCGCATCGAGTACCGCACGCCCGATCCGTCGTGCAACCCGTACCTGGCGTTTTCGGCCATGCTCATGGCTGGCCTCGACGGGATCCAGAACAAGATCGACCCGGGCGAGCCGCTCGACAAGAACATCTACGACCTGCCGCCCGAGGAGCTCGCCCAGGTGCCGAGTGTCCCTGCGAGCCTCGACGCGGCCCTCGACGCGCTCGAGGCCGATCACGCCTTCATGCTCAAGGGCGACGTGTTCACGCCCGACGTGATCGAAACCTGGCTCGCCTACAAGCGCAAGAACGAAGTGGACGCGATGCGGCTCCGTCCGCACCCACACGAGTTCCACCTCTACTACGACTGCTAG